One genomic region from Gemmobacter aquarius encodes:
- a CDS encoding Lrp/AsnC family transcriptional regulator — translation MDELDRNILGLLGADARMSVATLARRLKVARSTIQARLERLETSGIIAGYTLKLGESAKQGRLRASVLLSIEPRAQAGVLQRLKSISEVEKVFTTSGRFDLLMQIACANTQVLDQVLDQIGQMTGVKSSESLIHLSTRIDRAV, via the coding sequence ATGGATGAACTGGATCGCAACATTCTGGGGCTTCTCGGGGCCGATGCCCGTATGTCGGTGGCGACGCTGGCGCGGCGACTAAAGGTTGCGCGTTCGACCATCCAAGCGCGGCTGGAGCGGCTGGAAACCAGCGGAATCATAGCCGGTTACACGCTGAAACTTGGTGAATCGGCCAAACAGGGGCGGCTTAGGGCGTCTGTGTTGCTGTCGATCGAGCCCCGGGCGCAGGCGGGTGTGCTGCAGCGGCTGAAGTCGATTTCCGAGGTGGAGAAGGTCTTTACCACCAGTGGCCGATTCGACCTGCTTATGCAGATTGCCTGCGCCAATACGCAGGTGCTGGATCAGGTGCTTGACCAGATCGGACAGATGACGGGGGTGAAGTCGTCCGAAAGCCTGATCCATCTGAGCACACGGATCGACCGCGCCGTTTAG
- a CDS encoding pyridoxal phosphate-dependent aminotransferase codes for MTGPRFTPLSASLPATVPFVGPETQERLTGRAFRARLGANESLFGPSPKAIAAMERAAKDAWMYGDPEVHNLRAALAAHHGVTPAHIVVGEGIDGLLGYLLRLLVGPGDAVVTSAGAYPTFNFHVAGFGGTLFRVPYAGDHEDPHALLAKAAEVGAKLVYFANPDNPMGSWHGAAAVEAMVAAVPEGCVLLLDEAYCDLAPAGTVPVIAADDPRVIRMRTFSKGYGLAGLRVGYAIGAPGLIGAFDKVRNHFGLGRVAQAGALAALADQDWLGSVKMHVEAGRGAIARIATENGLVPLPSATNFVTVDCGQDGDHARAVLAGLVTRGVFVRMPGVAPLDRCIRISVGGPAEMEVLAAVLPEVLTELLAAG; via the coding sequence ATGACCGGACCGCGTTTCACCCCTCTCTCCGCCTCGCTTCCCGCAACCGTGCCCTTCGTCGGCCCCGAGACGCAGGAACGCCTGACCGGTCGTGCCTTTCGCGCCCGGCTGGGGGCCAACGAAAGCCTGTTCGGCCCGTCGCCAAAGGCGATAGCGGCGATGGAGCGGGCGGCGAAAGACGCATGGATGTATGGCGACCCCGAGGTGCATAATCTGCGCGCCGCATTGGCCGCGCATCATGGCGTGACGCCCGCGCATATCGTCGTGGGCGAGGGGATCGACGGGCTTCTCGGCTATCTGCTGCGCTTGCTGGTCGGGCCGGGTGATGCGGTGGTGACCTCGGCCGGGGCATATCCGACGTTCAATTTCCACGTGGCAGGCTTTGGCGGCACGCTTTTCCGCGTGCCCTATGCGGGCGACCACGAAGACCCGCACGCTCTGCTTGCAAAGGCGGCAGAGGTCGGGGCGAAGCTGGTCTATTTCGCCAATCCGGACAATCCGATGGGATCATGGCACGGCGCGGCGGCGGTCGAGGCGATGGTTGCGGCGGTGCCCGAGGGCTGTGTTTTGCTGCTCGACGAGGCCTATTGCGACCTCGCCCCCGCAGGTACGGTTCCGGTGATCGCGGCCGATGATCCCCGCGTGATCCGCATGCGGACCTTTTCCAAGGGCTACGGGCTGGCGGGGCTGCGGGTCGGTTATGCCATCGGCGCGCCCGGATTGATCGGGGCCTTCGACAAGGTACGAAACCATTTCGGGCTGGGCCGCGTGGCGCAGGCCGGAGCTTTGGCCGCGCTGGCCGATCAGGACTGGCTCGGGTCGGTCAAGATGCACGTCGAGGCGGGGCGCGGGGCGATCGCTCGGATCGCGACGGAAAACGGTCTGGTGCCCCTGCCCTCGGCCACCAATTTCGTGACGGTGGATTGCGGGCAAGACGGTGACCATGCGCGGGCCGTGCTGGCGGGTCTGGTCACGCGCGGCGTTTTCGTGCGGATGCCGGGTGTGGCCCCGCTGGACCGCTGCATCCGCATTTCGGTTGGTGGTCCGGCTGAGATGGAGGTTCTGGCCGCTGTCTTGCCCGAGGTGCTGACAGAGCTGCTTGCGGCGGGCTAG
- a CDS encoding TetR/AcrR family transcriptional regulator: MTEKRYHHGDLRAALIAAAEADLAERGVEAFSLRQVAKRAGVSHAAPAHHFGDADGLLTALAVEGFHRFLSAQAAREATAAPDPRSQLAAAGLGYIDFALASPALFRLLFGSNRPDFANPDLAAASSAAYAHLEAQVTAAGGSLADIAAVWSLAHGLADLIAAGRLTSLQGLSPPERDTALAALLARAFPGV; this comes from the coding sequence ATGACCGAAAAGAGATACCATCACGGCGACCTGCGCGCCGCTCTCATTGCCGCAGCCGAGGCAGATCTGGCCGAACGCGGGGTCGAGGCGTTTTCGCTGCGTCAGGTCGCCAAAAGGGCAGGGGTCAGCCATGCCGCCCCGGCGCATCACTTCGGCGATGCAGACGGGCTTCTGACCGCACTCGCGGTCGAAGGCTTCCATCGCTTCCTTTCCGCCCAAGCCGCCCGCGAAGCCACGGCCGCCCCCGACCCAAGGTCGCAACTCGCCGCCGCTGGCCTCGGCTATATCGACTTCGCCCTTGCCAGTCCGGCGCTTTTCCGGTTGCTCTTCGGCTCGAACCGTCCCGATTTCGCCAATCCCGACCTTGCCGCTGCCTCGTCCGCCGCCTATGCCCATCTCGAAGCGCAAGTCACTGCTGCGGGTGGTAGTCTTGCCGATATCGCCGCCGTCTGGTCACTTGCCCATGGCTTGGCCGACCTCATCGCCGCAGGCCGCCTGACCAGCCTGCAAGGCTTGTCACCGCCCGAACGTGACACGGCACTTGCGGCCCTGCTGGCCCGTGCCTTTCCCGGCGTTTGA
- the gatB gene encoding Asp-tRNA(Asn)/Glu-tRNA(Gln) amidotransferase subunit GatB, whose product MLDLSYQTPKPKVIAGATGDWELVIGMEIHAQVASNAKLFSGASTQVGSEPNSNVAFVDAAMPGMLPVINAYCIEQAVRSGLGLKAHINLTSAFDRKNYFYPDLPQGYQISQLYHPIVGEGEVLVDMGAGIARLVRIERIHLEQDAGKSIHDMDPTMSFVDFNRTGVALMEIVSRPDIRGPEEAAAYVSKLRQILRYLGTCDGNMQNGNLRADVNVSVCRPGQYEKYQATQDFGHLGTRCEIKNMNSLRFIQQAIDHEARRQIAILEDGGKVMQETRLYDPDKGETRSMRSKEEAHDYRYFPCPDLLPLEIEQAWVDDIAASMPELPDAKKARFMADFGLTDYDANVLTAELESAGFFEAVAQGRDGKTSANWVINELFGRLNKEGKAIADSPVSAAQLGGMLDLLASGEITGKMAKDLFELIWTEGGDPAEVAAKHGMKAVTDTGAIEEALDQLIEANPAQVEKAKVNAKLAGWFTGQVLKATGGKADPAVVNAMVAQKLGL is encoded by the coding sequence ATGCTCGATCTTTCCTATCAGACCCCCAAACCCAAAGTGATCGCGGGCGCGACCGGCGATTGGGAACTGGTGATCGGCATGGAAATCCATGCTCAGGTCGCCTCGAACGCCAAGTTGTTCTCGGGCGCGTCCACGCAAGTGGGGTCTGAACCCAATTCGAACGTGGCCTTCGTCGACGCAGCCATGCCCGGCATGCTGCCCGTCATAAACGCATATTGCATCGAACAGGCGGTGCGCTCGGGTCTTGGCCTGAAAGCGCATATCAACCTGACGAGCGCCTTTGACCGCAAGAACTACTTCTACCCCGACCTGCCGCAGGGCTACCAGATCAGCCAGCTTTACCACCCCATCGTGGGCGAGGGCGAAGTGCTGGTCGACATGGGCGCGGGCATCGCGCGTCTGGTGCGGATCGAACGCATCCACCTTGAACAGGATGCGGGAAAATCGATTCATGACATGGACCCGACCATGTCCTTTGTCGATTTCAACCGTACCGGCGTGGCGTTGATGGAGATCGTCAGCCGCCCCGACATCCGCGGCCCCGAAGAAGCCGCGGCCTATGTGTCGAAACTGCGCCAGATCCTGCGTTACCTTGGCACCTGCGATGGCAACATGCAGAACGGCAACCTGCGAGCCGATGTGAACGTGTCGGTCTGCCGTCCGGGGCAGTATGAGAAATATCAGGCCACGCAAGACTTTGGCCACCTCGGCACGCGCTGCGAGATCAAGAACATGAACTCGCTGCGCTTCATCCAGCAGGCGATCGACCATGAGGCCCGCCGCCAGATCGCCATTCTGGAAGATGGCGGCAAGGTGATGCAGGAAACCCGGCTTTATGACCCCGACAAGGGCGAGACGCGGTCGATGCGGTCCAAGGAAGAAGCCCATGATTACCGCTACTTCCCCTGTCCCGACCTGCTGCCGCTGGAAATCGAACAGGCCTGGGTCGATGACATCGCGGCGTCGATGCCCGAACTGCCAGACGCCAAAAAGGCCCGCTTCATGGCTGATTTCGGCCTGACCGATTACGATGCCAACGTGCTGACCGCCGAACTCGAATCCGCCGGTTTCTTCGAGGCCGTGGCACAGGGGCGTGATGGCAAAACCTCGGCTAACTGGGTCATCAACGAGCTTTTCGGTCGCTTGAACAAAGAGGGCAAGGCAATCGCAGACAGCCCCGTGTCGGCAGCGCAGCTTGGCGGAATGCTCGATCTTCTGGCCAGTGGCGAGATCACCGGCAAGATGGCCAAGGACCTTTTCGAACTTATCTGGACGGAAGGCGGCGACCCCGCCGAAGTGGCCGCAAAGCATGGCATGAAGGCCGTGACCGATACCGGAGCGATCGAAGAGGCGCTGGACCAGCTGATCGAAGCCAACCCCGCGCAGGTGGAAAAGGCCAAGGTCAACGCCAAGCTGGCAGGCTGGTTCACCGGACAGGTGTTGAAGGCAACCGGCGGCAAGGCCGATCCGGCGGTCGTCAATGCCATGGTCGCGCAGAAATTGGGACTCTGA
- a CDS encoding transglycosylase SLT domain-containing protein — MPQRQFLLSLSFLGLTALAGCMEAPGTAQLSTSGMVPPMQWDMRPEAKDWTGKTLTALAEQDDALAGAVPADIETWCPGYESATMTERRAFWAGMMSAVARYESSWNPQAAGGGGRYIGVMQISPRTADLHGCEADTSAELKDGAGNLACAAKIVASAVASDGVVAGSGRQGAGRDWMPMRDATKRAAMSAWTRSQPYCAI; from the coding sequence ATGCCGCAAAGACAGTTCCTGCTTTCGCTATCGTTTCTGGGCCTGACCGCGCTGGCGGGCTGCATGGAAGCACCCGGAACCGCCCAGCTTTCGACCAGCGGCATGGTGCCGCCGATGCAATGGGATATGCGGCCCGAAGCCAAGGACTGGACCGGCAAGACGCTGACGGCACTGGCAGAGCAAGACGATGCGCTGGCCGGAGCGGTGCCCGCCGATATCGAAACCTGGTGTCCCGGCTACGAGAGCGCCACAATGACCGAACGTCGCGCCTTCTGGGCAGGGATGATGTCGGCTGTTGCGCGCTACGAAAGCAGCTGGAACCCGCAAGCGGCGGGCGGTGGCGGGCGCTATATCGGAGTGATGCAGATCTCGCCGCGCACCGCCGACCTGCACGGCTGCGAGGCAGATACCTCGGCCGAGCTGAAGGACGGGGCAGGAAACCTTGCCTGTGCGGCCAAGATCGTGGCTTCTGCGGTTGCAAGCGACGGCGTGGTCGCGGGATCCGGCCGTCAGGGCGCCGGTCGCGACTGGATGCCGATGCGCGACGCCACGAAACGCGCCGCGATGTCGGCCTGGACCCGTAGCCAGCCCTATTGCGCGATCTGA
- a CDS encoding ABA4-like family protein: protein MVAGSVVPLLLAVAYAGLILGHWADAEGGFGSLADVAKLFANPWLLLAGWLHYLCFDLLVGAWIVRRALAEGVAHGFVVPCLALTFLFGPVGFLLFSMVRISLARVTGPRERMKG from the coding sequence GTGGTGGCGGGGTCGGTGGTGCCGCTGTTGCTGGCGGTGGCCTATGCGGGGCTTATCCTTGGCCATTGGGCCGATGCCGAGGGCGGCTTCGGGTCATTGGCCGATGTGGCAAAGCTGTTCGCAAATCCGTGGCTCTTGCTCGCGGGGTGGCTGCATTACCTGTGCTTCGATCTGCTTGTCGGCGCCTGGATCGTGCGGCGGGCGCTGGCCGAGGGGGTGGCGCATGGCTTCGTTGTTCCCTGCCTTGCCCTGACCTTCCTGTTCGGGCCGGTCGGATTCTTGCTGTTCTCGATGGTGCGGATTTCGCTGGCCCGCGTGACTGGCCCGCGTGAAAGGATGAAGGGATGA
- a CDS encoding valine--tRNA ligase, translating to MPMEKNFNAAEAEARISAKWTQAKAFAAGANAKAGAEAFSIMIPPPNVTGSLHMGHAFNNTLQDILVRWHRMQGHDTLWQVGTDHAGIATQMVTEREMAKNGEATRREMGREAFLARVWEQKRKSRGTIIGQLQRLGASCDWDREAFTMSGAPQAPAGEEGNFHDAVIKVFVDMYDKGLIYRGKRLVNWDPHFETAISDLEVENLEVAGHMWHFKYRLAGGETYEYVETDADGAVTFRELRDYISIATTRPETMLGDGAVAVHPSDARYAPIVGKMVHLPLCDRLIPIIADEYPDPAFGSGAVKITGAHDFNDYQVAKRAGLPCYRLLDTRGAMRADGAPYEVAVARAREIAAGSATTEAEVDALNLVPEKYRGLDRFEARKAVVTDINAAGLAVTVLVKSTDPETGSEHLTLEPVVEAKKIMQPFGDRSKVVIEPMLTDQWFVDTAKIVGPALEAVRTGKTKIIPESGEKTYYHWLENIEPWCISRQLWWGHQIPVWYDADGKHYCAATKAEAVAKAGGKELTRDPDVLDTWFSSGLWPIGTLGWPEQTPELARYFPTSVLVTGQDILFFWVARMMMMQLAVVDEIPFHTVYLHGLVRDAKGKKMSKSLGNVIDPLEIIDEYGADSLRFANAAMASLGGVLKLDTQRIAGYRNFGTKLWNACRFAEMNGVWEGHATQAAPPAPTATVNRWIIGETAKVRAEVDAALADFRFDQAADALYKFVWGKVCDWYVEFAKPLFDGDLAAETRATMAWVLDQSMVMLHPFTPFITEELWATTGTRAKMLAHTDWPVYGTGLVDLASDREMTWVTGLIDEVRSARAQMHVPVGLKLDMLATAMDDVARGAWARNEALIKRLARLESLTDATAAPKGAITLAVEGATFAIPLDGIIDIAEEKARLQKTLDKLAKEIGGLKGRLNNPAFVASAPEEVVIEARGNLEAREDEAAKLNAALKRLAEIG from the coding sequence ATGCCGATGGAAAAGAACTTTAACGCAGCCGAGGCTGAAGCCCGCATTTCGGCCAAGTGGACGCAAGCCAAGGCCTTTGCCGCCGGGGCGAATGCGAAAGCGGGGGCGGAAGCCTTTTCCATCATGATCCCGCCGCCGAACGTGACGGGCAGTCTGCACATGGGCCATGCGTTCAACAACACGTTGCAGGATATTCTGGTCCGCTGGCACCGGATGCAGGGCCATGACACGCTGTGGCAGGTGGGCACCGACCATGCGGGGATCGCGACCCAGATGGTGACAGAACGCGAGATGGCCAAGAACGGCGAAGCCACGCGCCGCGAGATGGGGCGCGAGGCATTTCTGGCCCGCGTCTGGGAGCAAAAGCGCAAGTCGCGGGGCACGATCATCGGGCAGTTGCAGCGACTCGGCGCAAGCTGCGACTGGGACCGCGAGGCATTCACCATGTCGGGCGCGCCCCAGGCACCGGCGGGCGAGGAGGGGAACTTCCACGACGCGGTGATCAAGGTCTTTGTCGACATGTATGACAAAGGTCTGATCTATCGCGGCAAGCGGCTGGTCAACTGGGACCCGCATTTCGAGACGGCGATTTCGGATCTCGAGGTCGAGAACCTCGAGGTGGCGGGGCATATGTGGCATTTCAAGTATCGCCTCGCGGGGGGCGAGACCTACGAATATGTCGAAACGGATGCGGATGGTGCGGTGACCTTCCGCGAGCTGCGCGATTACATTTCCATCGCGACCACGCGGCCGGAAACCATGCTCGGCGATGGCGCGGTGGCGGTGCATCCCAGCGACGCGCGCTATGCGCCCATCGTGGGCAAGATGGTGCATCTGCCTTTGTGCGACCGCCTGATCCCGATCATCGCCGACGAATACCCCGATCCGGCGTTCGGGTCGGGCGCGGTCAAGATCACCGGCGCGCATGATTTCAACGACTATCAGGTGGCAAAGCGGGCGGGCCTGCCGTGCTATCGCCTGCTCGACACACGCGGCGCGATGCGGGCGGATGGCGCGCCTTACGAGGTGGCCGTGGCCCGTGCGCGCGAGATTGCGGCGGGGTCTGCGACGACCGAGGCGGAGGTGGACGCGCTGAACCTCGTGCCCGAAAAGTATCGCGGGCTTGACCGGTTCGAGGCCCGCAAGGCCGTGGTCACCGACATCAACGCGGCAGGGCTGGCGGTGACGGTGCTGGTGAAATCGACCGATCCGGAAACGGGGTCGGAACACCTGACGCTGGAGCCGGTGGTCGAAGCGAAAAAGATCATGCAGCCCTTTGGCGACCGGTCCAAGGTGGTGATAGAACCGATGCTGACCGACCAGTGGTTCGTGGACACGGCCAAGATCGTCGGGCCAGCTTTGGAGGCGGTGCGGACGGGAAAGACCAAGATCATCCCCGAGAGCGGCGAGAAGACCTATTACCATTGGCTGGAGAATATCGAGCCTTGGTGCATTTCCCGCCAGTTGTGGTGGGGGCATCAGATACCGGTGTGGTATGATGCGGATGGAAAGCATTACTGCGCTGCGACCAAAGCCGAGGCGGTTGCCAAGGCTGGCGGCAAGGAGCTGACGCGCGACCCCGACGTTCTCGACACATGGTTCTCGTCCGGCCTCTGGCCCATCGGCACCTTGGGTTGGCCCGAGCAAACCCCGGAACTGGCGCGGTATTTCCCGACCTCCGTCCTCGTGACCGGGCAGGATATCCTGTTTTTCTGGGTCGCCCGCATGATGATGATGCAGCTGGCCGTGGTGGACGAAATCCCGTTCCACACGGTTTATCTGCATGGCCTCGTGCGCGATGCCAAGGGCAAGAAGATGTCGAAATCCTTGGGCAATGTGATCGACCCGTTGGAGATCATCGACGAATACGGTGCCGACAGCTTGCGCTTTGCCAATGCGGCGATGGCATCGCTTGGCGGGGTGCTGAAACTCGATACCCAGCGGATCGCGGGATACCGGAATTTCGGCACCAAGCTGTGGAACGCCTGCCGCTTTGCCGAGATGAACGGGGTGTGGGAGGGCCACGCGACGCAAGCCGCGCCCCCTGCCCCCACCGCGACCGTCAACCGCTGGATCATCGGCGAAACCGCCAAGGTGCGGGCCGAGGTCGATGCGGCGCTGGCCGATTTCCGTTTCGATCAGGCGGCGGATGCGCTGTATAAATTCGTCTGGGGCAAGGTCTGCGATTGGTATGTCGAATTCGCCAAGCCGCTGTTCGATGGCGACCTCGCGGCCGAGACGCGGGCGACGATGGCTTGGGTGCTCGACCAGTCGATGGTTATGCTGCACCCCTTTACCCCCTTCATCACCGAAGAGCTTTGGGCCACGACAGGCACCCGCGCCAAGATGCTGGCCCATACCGACTGGCCGGTTTACGGCACCGGTCTGGTCGACCTTGCGTCTGACCGAGAGATGACATGGGTGACGGGGCTGATCGACGAGGTGCGCTCTGCCCGCGCGCAGATGCATGTTCCGGTGGGGCTGAAGCTCGACATGCTGGCGACCGCGATGGACGACGTGGCGCGCGGCGCATGGGCAAGGAACGAGGCGCTGATCAAGCGGCTCGCCCGTCTGGAAAGCCTGACCGATGCGACCGCGGCACCCAAGGGCGCGATCACCTTGGCGGTGGAGGGGGCGACCTTTGCCATCCCGCTCGACGGGATCATCGACATCGCCGAGGAAAAGGCGCGGTTGCAAAAGACGCTCGACAAGCTGGCCAAGGAAATCGGCGGGCTGAAGGGGCGGCTGAACAATCCCGCATTCGTCGCCTCGGCCCCCGAAGAGGTGGTGATCGAGGCGCGCGGCAATCTCGAAGCGCGCGAGGACGAAGCCGCAAAGCTCAACGCGGCGTTGAAACGTCTGGCCGAGATCGGCTGA
- the pepN gene encoding aminopeptidase N, with protein sequence MTHQSRTVHLSDYQPFTHLVTRVALTFRLAPRATEVAATLHFAPNPARPGRHDLRLDGENLTLKSLTLNGKPLDIIPDATGLTIPASLLPDAPFILETLVEISPETNTALEGLYMSRGMYCTQCEAEGFRKITFYPDRPDVMARFRVRVESDLPVLLSNGNPAGQGAAWAEWDDPWPKPAYLFALVAGDLKAHSALFTTASGSPVQLNIWVRPGDENRCAYAMDSLIRSMTWDERVYGREYDLSVFNIVAVDDFNMGAMENKGLNIFNSKFVLASPETATDDDFGRIEAIIAHEYFHNWTGNRITCRDWFQLCLKEGLTVFRDQQFSGDMRSHAVKRIEDVLLLRARQFREDGGPLAHPVRPDSFVEINNFYTATVYEKGAELIGMLKRLVGDDSYAKALDLYFTRHDGEAATIEDWLRVFEDTTGRDLAQFKRWYTEAGTPRVSVTEAWDGKTYALTLRQENPPTPGQPDKLPKVIPVALGLLNPNGDEILPTTVLELTEPEQTFTFSAATRPIPSLLRGFSAPVILERQASPEERAFMLAHDTDPFNKWEAGRALAKDVLARMIVDGASPGPDWLDALARVTLDDTLDPAFRALALRLPAEDDMAATLHAAGITPDPARIHAERRGMGDALARHLAPQLPALIAALAEPGPFTPDARAAGRRALRLACLSLLSRTDGGAAARAAHVRADNMTEDAGTLVCLLDIGEGAAEVQRFAARWGDDRNVMDKWFALQIAFAAPDRVAGVAGALTRHPAFDWKNPNRFRAVLGALSAHHAGFHHASGSGYRILADWLLRLDPLNPQTAARMSTAYETWPRYNADRSSLVQAELARMAAAPGLSRDLAEMVDRMRSAG encoded by the coding sequence ATGACGCACCAGAGCCGCACCGTCCATCTGTCGGATTACCAGCCCTTCACCCATCTCGTCACCCGCGTCGCCCTGACCTTCCGCCTTGCGCCACGCGCCACCGAAGTTGCGGCCACCCTGCACTTCGCCCCCAACCCCGCCCGCCCCGGCAGGCACGACCTGCGCCTCGACGGCGAGAACCTGACGCTGAAATCCCTGACCCTGAACGGCAAGCCGCTCGACATCATCCCCGATGCGACCGGCCTGACCATCCCCGCAAGCCTGCTTCCCGACGCGCCCTTCATTCTTGAAACGCTGGTCGAGATCAGCCCCGAAACCAACACCGCGCTCGAAGGGCTTTACATGTCGCGCGGCATGTATTGCACCCAATGCGAGGCCGAAGGTTTCCGCAAGATCACCTTCTATCCCGACCGCCCCGATGTGATGGCCCGCTTCCGCGTGCGCGTGGAATCCGACCTGCCGGTGCTGCTGTCCAACGGCAACCCCGCAGGGCAGGGCGCTGCTTGGGCCGAATGGGACGACCCATGGCCCAAACCCGCCTATCTTTTCGCGCTCGTCGCGGGCGATCTCAAGGCCCATTCCGCGCTCTTTACCACCGCCTCGGGCTCCCCCGTGCAACTGAACATCTGGGTCCGCCCCGGCGACGAAAACCGCTGCGCCTATGCGATGGACAGCCTGATCCGCTCGATGACTTGGGATGAACGGGTCTACGGGCGCGAATACGACCTGTCGGTGTTCAACATCGTCGCGGTCGACGATTTCAACATGGGCGCGATGGAGAACAAGGGACTGAACATCTTCAACTCCAAATTCGTCCTCGCCAGCCCCGAAACCGCGACCGACGATGATTTTGGCCGGATCGAGGCGATCATCGCCCATGAATATTTCCACAACTGGACCGGCAACCGCATCACCTGCCGCGACTGGTTCCAGCTTTGCCTGAAAGAGGGTCTCACCGTCTTCCGCGACCAGCAGTTCTCCGGTGACATGCGGTCACACGCCGTCAAACGCATCGAAGACGTCCTGCTGCTGCGCGCCCGCCAGTTCCGCGAAGACGGCGGCCCGCTCGCCCATCCCGTCCGGCCAGACAGCTTTGTCGAGATCAACAATTTCTACACCGCCACGGTCTATGAAAAGGGTGCCGAGCTGATCGGCATGCTCAAACGCCTCGTCGGTGACGACAGCTATGCAAAGGCGCTCGACCTTTACTTCACCCGCCATGACGGCGAAGCCGCCACCATCGAAGACTGGCTCCGCGTCTTCGAAGACACCACCGGCCGCGATCTCGCGCAGTTCAAACGCTGGTATACCGAAGCCGGAACCCCCCGCGTAAGCGTGACCGAGGCTTGGGACGGCAAGACCTATGCCCTGACCCTGCGGCAGGAAAACCCGCCCACCCCCGGCCAGCCGGACAAACTGCCCAAGGTCATCCCCGTGGCTTTGGGCCTTTTGAACCCGAATGGCGACGAGATCCTGCCCACCACCGTGCTCGAATTGACCGAACCCGAACAAACATTCACATTCTCTGCCGCCACCCGCCCGATCCCGTCGCTCTTGCGCGGCTTTTCCGCCCCCGTGATCCTCGAACGCCAAGCCAGCCCCGAAGAACGCGCCTTTATGCTGGCCCATGACACCGACCCGTTCAACAAATGGGAGGCAGGCCGCGCGCTTGCCAAGGACGTGTTGGCGCGGATGATCGTGGACGGCGCATCGCCCGGCCCCGACTGGCTCGACGCGCTTGCCCGCGTGACGCTCGACGACACGCTCGACCCCGCCTTCCGCGCGCTGGCCCTGCGCCTTCCGGCCGAAGATGACATGGCCGCCACGCTCCACGCAGCGGGTATCACCCCGGATCCGGCCCGCATTCACGCCGAACGCCGCGGCATGGGCGATGCCTTGGCACGCCACCTTGCCCCGCAGCTGCCCGCGTTGATCGCAGCACTCGCCGAACCCGGCCCCTTCACGCCCGACGCCCGCGCCGCAGGCCGCCGTGCCCTGCGCCTTGCCTGCCTGTCGCTTCTGTCGCGCACCGATGGAGGTGCCGCCGCCCGCGCCGCCCATGTTCGCGCCGACAATATGACGGAAGACGCAGGCACCCTTGTCTGCCTGCTCGACATCGGCGAGGGGGCCGCTGAGGTGCAGCGTTTCGCCGCCCGCTGGGGAGATGACCGCAACGTCATGGACAAATGGTTCGCCCTGCAGATCGCCTTTGCAGCCCCCGACCGTGTGGCCGGCGTGGCCGGGGCGCTGACCCGACACCCGGCTTTCGACTGGAAAAATCCCAACCGCTTTCGCGCGGTTCTTGGCGCGCTTTCGGCCCATCACGCAGGCTTCCATCACGCCAGCGGATCGGGCTACCGGATTCTGGCCGACTGGCTGCTGCGGCTCGATCCCCTGAACCCGCAGACTGCCGCCCGCATGTCGACCGCATATGAGACATGGCCGCGCTACAACGCCGACCGCAGCAGCCTCGTGCAGGCGGAACTCGCCCGCATGGCCGCAGCGCCGGGCCTTAGCCGCGATCTGGCCGAGATGGTCGACCGGATGCGAAGCGCTGGTTGA